The stretch of DNA ATAAGCTCCGCATCCGGAAGCTACAGCAAAAAATAAGTTTTGGCACCAATGCCTCCCTGCATTTGCCAAGGGAAATAGCATACATCCATTTGTTCGCAGGAAATACCAATGACGCCATCCTGCAAATGGAAAAACTGGTTGCATCGTTTAATTTATCCCTGGATAGCTTGACCTCAAATAATGCAGAACCTCTCCGCTTTCTGGCACTGGCTCATCTGCGATTAGGTGAACAACAAAACTGTATAGCCAATCACAACAGCCAATCCTGTATAGTTCCGTTTCATCGTGAAGCGGTGCACCAAAATAAAACCCACGCTGAGCAAGCGATGGCATTGCTCTACCGCCTGTGTGATGCCGACACCACTGACTACACCAGCCGATGGCTGTTGAATGTTGCTGCTATGGCTTTGGATCAATATCCGGATGCACTGCCTTCAGATTTGCTGATTCCGCTGCATGATGATTACACAGATAGACCTGATCTGCCTTTTCAACCTTTTACCAACATTGCCGGCAACTTAGGATTAGACTTCAACGGCCTTGCCGGTGGCGTTATCATAGACGACTTCAACAATGACGGCTTCCTTGACCTGATCACCTCTTCCTGCGGGCTTGATCATCCGCTTACCTATCACGAAAACAGCGGCAAGGGATATTTTTACGACAAATCTTCCCAACCCGGTCTTACAGGCCTAACTGGCGGGCTGAATCTGGTTCAGGCTGATTATGATAATGACGGTCTGCTGGATTTTTTGGTCTTACGCGGAGCCTGGTTAGGTTCTTATCCAACCTACCCTAACTCTTTGATAAAAAACAGGGGCAGAGGAATGTTTGAAGATGTTACTCACGCATCAGGGTTGCTCTCTTTTCATTCCTCGCAGGTTGCTTGCTGGGCAGACTTCAATCTTGACGGGCACCTGGACCTCTTTGTCGGCAATGAACAAACGGATTTCTCTGACAAAAATCCAGGTGGCAACATGATTGAACTTTTTCTCAACAACGGCAACGGAACCTTTACAAATGTGGCTGACTCGGTGGGTTTGATTCTAAAGGCAATCATAAAAGGAGCTTCATGGATTGACTACAACAACGATGGCTTGCCTGACCTCATCATATCCGCATTAGGAAGTAAAAACAAACTCTTTAAAAATGTATGCGGCAATCCGGATCAGAAATGCCATTTTGAGGACGTATCCGAATCTGCCGGTATCCATGGCCCGATAATGAGTTTTCCTGTTATGGTATTTGACTTTAACAATGACGGATGGGACGACATTTTCATAGGAGACTTTGACATGGCTTTTGTTGCCGGATATGATAAAATGCCATCCGGCTGGTCATCGGATGCCTCCGGACAATTTGCTCGTGAAATGCCGGGACTGGCGCCTGCTACGACCATGCCGGCTCTTTATCTTAATAATCAAGACAATACGTTCACCAACATTGCCGGGGAGGCAGGGCTGCATAAAGTATGTTTCACCATGGGATGCAATTTTGGCGACCTTGACAATGATGGCTTCCTGGATATTTACCTGGGCACCGGCACTCCCAACTATGAGTCGGTGATGCCCAACCGCATGTTCCGCAATGCTGGGGGTGCACGCTTTGAAGAAGTTACCTTTTCCGGAAGATTCGGACATATTCAAAAAGGCCATGGAATAAGCTTTGCTGACCTGGATAATGATGGCGACCAGGATATTTATGCAGTCATGGGAGGAATTTTTGAAGGCGATCGTTTCCCGAATGTGTTGTTTGAAAATCCAGGTAATGCGCACGCATGGATTGCGCTAAAGCTCGTTGGCACGTCTTCCAACCGCAGCGCTATAGGTGCACGTATCACCGTGACGGCATTGTATGCTGACGGTAGCGAACGGCAGTTTCATCGCACCGTTTCATCCGGAGGCAGCTTCGGAGCCAATCCCCTGCTGGTGCATGTGGGGTTGGGTGACGCCACCCTGGTACGCTCTCTGGAGGTTCGCTGGCCTGCAAAAAAAGCCAACCCCCAGCATTTCACAAATCTGCCCGTTAATCACTACATGGTAATAACCGAAAATGATTCGCTGCCGGCCTTTGAAAGCCTTTCCAGAATTGATTTTTCATCTGTAGATTTGAGCCCTGTGCATCCGCACGTTCATTAATATCCTTCAATGCAAACCAGATGCTCGTGCACGATAAGCAAAAAGTGTTAGCGCTGATACCCCAAAAACCTCCCTTTGTAATGGTAGATGCCCTCCGCGCTGCTTCAGACCAGGAAGCGGAAACGGTTTTTTTTATTGATCCCAGGAATATCCTCTGCGAGCAAAATCTTTTTTCTGAAGCCGGGTTGATAGAAAATATCGCCCAAAGCGCTGCTCTGCACATGGGCTATCTGTGCCAGCAGAAAAACATTCCGCCTCCGAAAGGATTCATCGGGGATGTAAAAGATCTGAAAATTTATGCTCTGCCAACAGCCGGCTCGCATATTTCCACACGTATCTATGTGGAAGACCTGATTTTCGGAGTAACTCTCCTGCTAGGGGAAATATTTCAGAACGGGAAACAACTAGCCTCCTGTCGTATGAAAGTGTTTACCCTCAATGACAACAACACTCCGGCCGGTATATGAACAAGCTCACAGCCTTTTTTAAGACTCTCGGGCCGGGAGTATTATTTGCCAGCACAGCTATTGGCGTTTCACATCTGGTGCAATCTACCCGCGCAGGGGCAGACTATGGCTTTGCCCTCCTATGGGCAGTTATTCTGGCCAATGTGTTCAAATTTCCGTTTTTTGAATATGGCTCTCGCTATGCCAATGCTACTGGCACCAGCATCATTGAGGGTTACAAAAAAATAGGTCGATGGATGCTGGCTCTGTATTTTCTGATTACGGTGTGTTCTATGTTTTTTGTAACGGCTGCGGTGGGTGCAGTAACAGCCGGTTTTCTTGACAATCTTTTCGGTATCTCGGCTGCCTTTCCGGGCAAGCCGCTGCTTGCAACCACCCTGTTATTTATAGTCTGTCTCGGTATTTTGGCTATCGGTCGCTTTGCAGCGCTGGATCTGCTGATTAAGCTTATCGGCACTGCCCTGCTGATCTCTACCCTGGCTGCCTTTATCATTACCCTTATCCGGGGACCTGTTCCTCATGCACCCGGCTTCACACCTCCTCCCCTTTGGGATGAAAAAAGTATTCTATTCATCATCGCGCTTATGGGATGGATGCCCACAGCCGTTGATTTGTCCTCATGGAACAGCCTGTGGACTCTGGAACGTATTAAACAATCCGGCTACAAACCCACGCTGCGCGAAACCCTTGTGGAATTCAACCTGGGCTATTGGATTTCCGCTGCCCTCTCTATTTGCTTCGTAACTCTTGGGGCATACATTCTTTACGGCACAGGACAAAAGATGCCGGATAATAGCGCCCTCTTTGCCAACGAGGTGGTTGAGCTCTACACTGCCACCATGGGCTCATGGAGCTATTTCATCATCGCCACTTCTGCCTTTTCCATCATGTTTAGTACCAGCATTGGTGTTTTTGACGGTTATGCCCGTGCTCTTGAACGCACCTCTGAGCTTCTGTTTTTCAGTGAAGAAAAAGCTACCCTGATGCTGAAAGACAGAAAGGTGTATTTGTTTTCCCTGTTCAGCCTTGCTATTGGCGCTTACCTGATAATTTCGGTGTTCAGCAACAAGATGAAAGCCTTGGTTGACCTGGCTACCAGCATATCCTTTCTGATTGCCCCGGTTATTGCCGTAGTAAATTTCCGGTTAGTGAAGAAGCACCTGCAGCCGGAATGTGCACCCGGTTGGGCACTGCAGATTCTGAGCTATGCCGGCATTGCCTTTCTTACCGGCTTCAGTATACTTTACCTCATAGCACGGTTTATTCCGGAATGGCTTCCGTTTTAACTCCTGTTGCCACCCATATATACAACACCTTCCTACCCCTTACATAAGCCGGCCATACGTATAACCACCTCCCGACAAACGACAAATAACTATGTGTTTTTAGAATTTAGCCGTGACTATTCAGGATATTTGCAGCGCAATTCAAAACTTATGACAAAGCCAACTCTTTCGGTGTTCACTGAAATTACTGTTCGCTTTCACGAAGTAGATTCGCTGGGTATCGTGTGGCACGGGCATTATCTCCGTTATTTTGAAGATGGCCGGGAAGCCTTTGGAAAAAAATACCAGGTGGGCTATGCCGACTTTGCCGAACGGGGATATGCGGTGCCGGTAGTGCATGTACATTGCAGCTATAAGCATCCTCTTCGGTATGGTGAAAACATAAAAGTAATCACCACACTTGTCAATTCGCTTTCGGCCAAGCTTATTTTTGATTATCAGATATTAAACTCCGAAGGACGGCTGGCTGCCACAGGGCAAACTACCCAGGTTTTGGTAGAGAAAGACACCAATCTGTTGTGCCTGGTGTTACCGGAGTTTCTTGTTCAATGGAAAATGAAACATGGTTTAATGTAATGCGTCCTGCTTGGGTTGTTTCCGATAGCTTGATTGCCCCGCTTGGTTGCACTTCAGAAGAAAACTTCAACGCCTTCCTTTCCGGCAAAACGGGTATAAGGAGGGTGCACGATGCAAAGCTTTCTTCTTCTCCGGTATGGGTAGCAGCCATTGACCCGGTCATGTTAGAAAGTCAGCTCAGTGAGTCAGGAATCCCCGCTTCATTTACAAAAGCGGAATCTCTTTCTATCCTTTCCATTCAAAAAGCTCTGGTTGCCTTTCCTGACCTGATGGCTCATAAAAAAACAGCTTTTATCTTCTCAACTACCAAAGGCAATATTGACCACATAGAAAAGAAAGACCCAGAACGGCTCAACCTGTTTTTTACAGCACTGAAAATTGCCCGTTACTTTCGGCATCCAGGCAACCCTATTGTTGTTTCCAATGCATGCATTTCCGGTACATTGGCTTTGCTGCTGGCCGCCAGATTCCTGGATGCAGGAAGGTATGATCAGGTAGTGGTTACCGGCACCGATATCCTGTCCTCTTTTGTTATCTCTGGCTTTGCAAGCCTGTATGCATTGAGCGATGCACCCTGTCGCCCTTTTGACCAGATGCGTAAAGGCATCAACCTTGGGGAAGCAGCAGCCACCATCGTTCTCAGCCGCCATCGCACGGATACAGAGTCTGCTGCTATATGTGTGAGAGGCGGAGCTGTTTCCAATGATGCAAACCACATTTCCGGACCGTCTCGCACGGGAGCTGAACTGGCTCAAGCCATTGGAGAGGCCTTAAAGCAGAGTGGGCTCGGAGCGGCCCACATAGGCTTTATCTCCGCTCATGGCACTGGCACGCGCTTCAATGATGACATGGAGTCCAGAGCCTTTCGTTTAGCCGGGCTACAGGAGGTGCCTGTTCACAGCCTGAAAGGCTGTTTCGGCCACACCCTTGGGGCTGCCGGTGTGGTGGAATGCGTCATGTCATTGTGGTCACTGCGAAAAAATGTTATTTTGCAATCCATGGGATTCAGGGAACCCGGCACGGCTGAAAAAATACATGTCTGCCGGAAGAACACACCAAAAGAGATCACCCATTTCCTGAAAACCGCTTCCGGCTTTGGGGGGTGTAATGCAGCCTTGATTTTTTCAAAATCAGATAGCTATGTCTGATAACTTTACAGAGTCTGATGTGCTGATAATTGGTGCCGGACCATCCGGAACAGTAGCTGCTTCCCTAATCAAACAGGCAGGCTTCCAGGTACAGATCGTAGAGAAACAACGCTTCCCCCGCTTTGTGATAGGTGAAAGCCTTTTACCCAAGTGTATGGAAGGATTGCAGGAAGCCGGTTTTATTCCCGCTCTGGAGAAAAGAGGATTTCAAAAAAAATACGGAGCCAAGTTTGTCAAGGGAAAGGAAATCTGTGATTTCAATTTTGAAGATCAATACTCCAGCGGTTGGAGCTGGACCTGGCAGGTGCCCAGAGCCGACTTTGACAAAACCCTTGCAGATGAGGTAGAACGTATGGGGGTTCCTGTTGCCTATGAAACCGAGGTGACACACATACAGTTCAACGGCACCCATACCGTCACCACTATCCAGCAGCCGGAGGGAGTGAAAACAATCAAAGCGCGATTCATTATTGATGCCAGTGGTTATGGCCGCGTAATACCTCGCCTGCTACATCTGGATCGCCCGTCTTCCTTTCCGGTTAGAAAGGCTTTGTTTACACACGTGGAAGATGTGCACCGCAGCCTTGCCGATGAGCCGAACCGCATCACGGTGGTTGTCCATGCAGATTCGGTATGGATATGGATTATTCCCTTTTCTAACGGAATCACCTCAGTTGGCATAGTGGCTTTGCCCGAATTTTTTGAAAGCTTCAGAGGAACGCCTACCGACCAGATGCGGGCTATCCTCACCCGGGAGTCCCTTACTGCAAAACGTTTTGAAAACGCCCCTTTCCTCTTTGAACCCAGAGTTATGCAGGGATGGTCAACCACTACTGATAAATTTTACGGCAACGGCTATGTGCTGGTAGGTAATGTGACCGAGTTTCTGGATCCCATCTTCTCTTCAGGGGTAACCCTTGCGGTAGAATCCGCCAGGCGTGCTGCGCACCTGGTGTGTGATTTTCTGGCGGGAAGAAACGTAGATTGGGAAAACAGCTATATGAAGCCAGTTATGGCGGGTATAGATGTTTTCCGTTCCTACGTCATGAGCTGGTATGATGGAACTCTCTTCCCGATTTTCTTTGCTGAACACCCCAACCCGATGGTGAAAAAACAAATCTGCTCTGTACTGGCCGGGCATGTGTGGGACGAAACAAATCCCTATGTAAAACATCACGACACGGCATTGCAGCGCCTGGCACGCGCTATCCGCGCCATGAAAGTCATTAACTCTCCCATTGATTCCTGACCTTGTGCTGTATGAACTATGTTACCGGCTGGTGTGTGATTAAGAATCAAACCGTGGTGAAAAACGGAAAAGTAATGGCTTCTCTGCCAGACTATACGGAACACTACCTTATCGGCCTGTATGAAGCTTTGCGCATAAACTATCCCAAGTTTTACAAAATGGACAACCTGTGCCGGCTGGGTTTTCTTGCAGCTGAGGTCTTACTTGAGGGAAGCGAGCTGCTTAGCCGGTACACATCCGAACAAACGGGTGTAATACTCAGTAACAAGCACGCTTGCTTAGATACCGATTTTCACTACCACCAAACCATGCCGGATGCTCCCAGCCCTTCTGTGTTTGTCTATACACTTCCCAACATCGTGATTGGTGAAATATCCATACGTCATAAACTGAAAGGTGAAAATGCATTTTTTATCTCCGGGCAGTTTGATGCAGACTTTATGCATAACTACGTGGAGCTGTTGTTGAATAACAAGATACTGGATTGCTGTCTATGCGGATGGATAGATTTGCTGCAGCATGCACACGAAGCTTTCCTATATTTGGTGGAAAAATCTCCGGGGGGTACTGCTCTGCCTCACCAAATAGAAAGTATAAAACATTTAAAGCAGTATGGAACAATTGATGCAGGATCTGAAAGCCCAGATTATAGAACAACTTAACCTGAAAGATATTACTCCGGATCAGATCGGAGATGACCAGCCGTTATTTGTGGAAGGCCTTGGGCTTGACTCCATTGATGCACTGGAGCTGATCGTTTTGCTGCAGCAGAAGTACAAAATAAAGCTGGCTAATCCGGAAGACGGTCCAAAGGTATTTTACTCCGTAAGAGCCATGGCGGAATATATCATGGCAAACAAAAAATAATGCAGCAGTTTCCGCGGGTATAGCCTTGTTTACTGCCGGCTGACAACCAATTATATTTTCATGACATGTCAGAAAAGGTTTACGTTGTTGGAACAGGAATAATTTCGGCCATTGGCAGAAATACTGACGAAACCGTGGAATCCTTGCTCAACAGCCGCAGCGGAATTTCTCCCATTGAGTTACTGCCTACAGTGCACAGGCATAAATTACCTGCAGGAGAAATCAAATATTCCAATGCTCAGTTAGCTGCCTGGAGTGGATGCCATGCTTCCGTTTCCCGCACCGCCCTGCTGGCCCTCCTTGCCGCACGGGAGGCAAAACAGTCAGCCGGTATATCTGAGTGGAACAGCCTTCGTACCGGCCTCATTTCAGCCACCACAGTGGGGGGAATGGATCGCACTGAAATATTCATGACCGAGTTTATAGAAAACCCCACACGCGGGAGATTGCGTGATGTAATTTATCATGACTGCGGGGCCTCTACAGAAATCATAGCCGATACACTTGGAATAAAAGATTTTATTACCACCATCAGCACGGCCTGTTCCTCTTCGGCCAACGCAATCATGTATGGCGCGCGGCTCATCAAACACAATCGCTTAGATGTAGCAATTGCCGGTGGCGCAGATGCCCTCTCTGCATTTACAACCAACGGTTTCAGCGCACTGATGATTTTAGACCCCGAGCCCTGCAAGCCCTTTGATGCTAATCGCAAAGGGCTGAATCTCGGAGAGGGAGCGGGTTACCTTACGCTGGTTTCCGAACGTGTGGCAAAGCAGCTTAAGCTCAACGTACTGTGTGAACTGACCGGATATGGCAATGCCAATGATGCCTATCATCAAACCGCTTCTTCACCTGAAGGTACCGGATCCCTGCTTGCCATGCAGGCCGCCCTTCAGTGCAGTCAACTTCGGCCCACTGACATTGATTACATCAACCTGCACGGCACCGGTACCTCCAACAACGACCTTTCCGAAGGCAAAGCCATTAAAAAACTCTTTAGCAACAGTATTCCTCCGATAAGCTCTACCAAATCATTCACCGGACATACCCTTGGGGCCAGCGGGGGCATTGAGGCCGTTATATCTGTTCTTGCCATGAAACACCAGGTGGTTTTTCCTAACCTGCGTTTTTCTCAACCCATTGAAGAGCTGTCGCTCATCCCTGTCACCAGCCCTGAAAAAAGAAACATCAGACACGTAATGAGTAACGCCTTTGGCTTTGGGGGAAATTGTTGTGCATTGATTTTTTCCAAAACACATCCTGATGAGCGTGTTCATTAACGGTGTAGGTATGGTTTCCCCGCAGCTCACTACGGGCGGCCAGTTTCTGAATGCAGTGGTGGAAAGAGAGGATATAAAACTGCTTTGCACCGAACCCGACTACAGCACATGGTTTGATGCCCGCCAGCTCCGTAGAATGAGCAGGCTCACCCGCATCAGCCTCACCGCTGCCGTTGAGTGTATACGGGAAGCTGGCATTGACAGTCCCGATGCAATAGTGACCGGCACCGGCCTGGGTTGTATGCAAGATTCTGCAGCTTTTCTCCGTCAAATGATCAGGCAACATGAAGAAGCCCTTTCCCCTACTCCATTTATTCAGTCCACGCATAACACCATCAGCGCGGCAATAGCGCTCTATCTGAAGGCACACGCCTACAACCTGACCTGCTCTCACCGCGGCTTTTCCCTGGAAAGCGCACTCACTGATGCCCTGATGATGCTGAGCGAGGGGAAAAACCACATATTAACAGGAGCCTATGACGAAATTATTGAAGATAGCTTCGTGATTCAACAACGCATGAACTTGTATAAAAAGCGAAGCATCCTCAATACCCGGCTGTTTGCCGATGCTACCGAGGGTACAATAGCAGGTGAAGGAGCCGCATTTTTTATGCTCAGCAACACATCGGGTAGTCATTGCTATGCACGTCTTCTTGCGGTGGAAACATTATACAAACCCGCTGACGTACAGCAAGTGCATGATTACATCCCACACCTGCTGAACAGAAACAAGCTATCCCCTGATGATATTGACCTGTTGTTGCTCGGGAAAAACGGAGATGCCCGTCATGAAGATTTTTACCATCAGGCAGCAGCCGCTCTGCCCTTATCCGGCAAGGCGGCTTTTAAGCATTTATGCGGAGAGTTTCCCTCAGCAAGCGGCTTTGCATTGTGGCTGGGCTGTCAGATAATGAGAAATCAAACCGTGCCGGAAGTTGTGCAACTTACACCTTTTGAAAAAAAAGAAATTAAACATCTGCTTCTCTATAATCACTATAAAAAAATCAATCACGCCTTCATCTTATTGGCAGCATGCTGAACTATAAAACCTCCACCGCCACTGTTTTGCTTCTCCTGGTTGCTCTTACAATGATTAATTTCTTCGTCACCCGCGTGCCGCTTTACATTTTTTTTATCGTCATGGGCCTGTACCTGCTGCTGCTGGTTTTAGGCTCGGCCTTCATCGGTATGCACTTTTATTTGCCTTCCGTATGCCATGGCAGGCGTGCAGAAAAAAAAATAGCCCTTACTTTTGATGACGGCCCTTCAGAAAGCCATACCCCGATTATTCTAGACATACTACAAAATCAAAAGGTCCCGGCTGCTTTTTTCTGTATAGGTAAAAATGTGGAGCGTTATCCCGAACTTGCCAGCCGCATCGTGTCTGATGGCCATATTATAGGGCATCATAGCTTTTCGCACGATTTTTGGTTTGACTTGTTTGCCGCTGTAAAAATGAAAAAGGAGATGGACATAACTGCCCGTCTGATAGAGGATGTCACTGGACGCTATCCTTTGCTTTTTCGCCCTCCGTATGGTGTTACGAATCCCAATTTGGCGAAGGCGCTGCGCATGAGCCGGTTTATTCCTATCGGATGGAGCCTACGTTCCAATGACACGGTAATCAGAACTCCGGAAAAACTCCTGCATCGGCTGCTGGGCAAACTCCGCGCAGGTGACATAATTTTACTGCATGACCATGGACTACAAACTACCCATATTTTACCTGAATTTATCAGGGAGGCACAAAATGCGGGTTTTACTTTTGTTAGTCT from Chitinophagales bacterium encodes:
- the darC1 gene encoding hypothetical protein, coding for MLVHDKQKVLALIPQKPPFVMVDALRAASDQEAETVFFIDPRNILCEQNLFSEAGLIENIAQSAALHMGYLCQQKNIPPPKGFIGDVKDLKIYALPTAGSHISTRIYVEDLIFGVTLLLGEIFQNGKQLASCRMKVFTLNDNNTPAGI
- a CDS encoding dehydrogenase/oxidoreductase — its product is MSDNFTESDVLIIGAGPSGTVAASLIKQAGFQVQIVEKQRFPRFVIGESLLPKCMEGLQEAGFIPALEKRGFQKKYGAKFVKGKEICDFNFEDQYSSGWSWTWQVPRADFDKTLADEVERMGVPVAYETEVTHIQFNGTHTVTTIQQPEGVKTIKARFIIDASGYGRVIPRLLHLDRPSSFPVRKALFTHVEDVHRSLADEPNRITVVVHADSVWIWIIPFSNGITSVGIVALPEFFESFRGTPTDQMRAILTRESLTAKRFENAPFLFEPRVMQGWSTTTDKFYGNGYVLVGNVTEFLDPIFSSGVTLAVESARRAAHLVCDFLAGRNVDWENSYMKPVMAGIDVFRSYVMSWYDGTLFPIFFAEHPNPMVKKQICSVLAGHVWDETNPYVKHHDTALQRLARAIRAMKVINSPIDS
- a CDS encoding permease, coding for MNKLTAFFKTLGPGVLFASTAIGVSHLVQSTRAGADYGFALLWAVILANVFKFPFFEYGSRYANATGTSIIEGYKKIGRWMLALYFLITVCSMFFVTAAVGAVTAGFLDNLFGISAAFPGKPLLATTLLFIVCLGILAIGRFAALDLLIKLIGTALLISTLAAFIITLIRGPVPHAPGFTPPPLWDEKSILFIIALMGWMPTAVDLSSWNSLWTLERIKQSGYKPTLRETLVEFNLGYWISAALSICFVTLGAYILYGTGQKMPDNSALFANEVVELYTATMGSWSYFIIATSAFSIMFSTSIGVFDGYARALERTSELLFFSEEKATLMLKDRKVYLFSLFSLAIGAYLIISVFSNKMKALVDLATSISFLIAPVIAVVNFRLVKKHLQPECAPGWALQILSYAGIAFLTGFSILYLIARFIPEWLPF
- a CDS encoding beta-ketoacyl synthase, which codes for MRPAWVVSDSLIAPLGCTSEENFNAFLSGKTGIRRVHDAKLSSSPVWVAAIDPVMLESQLSESGIPASFTKAESLSILSIQKALVAFPDLMAHKKTAFIFSTTKGNIDHIEKKDPERLNLFFTALKIARYFRHPGNPIVVSNACISGTLALLLAARFLDAGRYDQVVVTGTDILSSFVISGFASLYALSDAPCRPFDQMRKGINLGEAAATIVLSRHRTDTESAAICVRGGAVSNDANHISGPSRTGAELAQAIGEALKQSGLGAAHIGFISAHGTGTRFNDDMESRAFRLAGLQEVPVHSLKGCFGHTLGAAGVVECVMSLWSLRKNVILQSMGFREPGTAEKIHVCRKNTPKEITHFLKTASGFGGCNAALIFSKSDSYV
- a CDS encoding acyl carrier protein encodes the protein MQDLKAQIIEQLNLKDITPDQIGDDQPLFVEGLGLDSIDALELIVLLQQKYKIKLANPEDGPKVFYSVRAMAEYIMANKK
- a CDS encoding polysaccharide deacetylase, which encodes MLNYKTSTATVLLLLVALTMINFFVTRVPLYIFFIVMGLYLLLLVLGSAFIGMHFYLPSVCHGRRAEKKIALTFDDGPSESHTPIILDILQNQKVPAAFFCIGKNVERYPELASRIVSDGHIIGHHSFSHDFWFDLFAAVKMKKEMDITARLIEDVTGRYPLLFRPPYGVTNPNLAKALRMSRFIPIGWSLRSNDTVIRTPEKLLHRLLGKLRAGDIILLHDHGLQTTHILPEFIREAQNAGFTFVSLDELTGLKPYA
- a CDS encoding beta-ACP synthase: MSEKVYVVGTGIISAIGRNTDETVESLLNSRSGISPIELLPTVHRHKLPAGEIKYSNAQLAAWSGCHASVSRTALLALLAAREAKQSAGISEWNSLRTGLISATTVGGMDRTEIFMTEFIENPTRGRLRDVIYHDCGASTEIIADTLGIKDFITTISTACSSSANAIMYGARLIKHNRLDVAIAGGADALSAFTTNGFSALMILDPEPCKPFDANRKGLNLGEGAGYLTLVSERVAKQLKLNVLCELTGYGNANDAYHQTASSPEGTGSLLAMQAALQCSQLRPTDIDYINLHGTGTSNNDLSEGKAIKKLFSNSIPPISSTKSFTGHTLGASGGIEAVISVLAMKHQVVFPNLRFSQPIEELSLIPVTSPEKRNIRHVMSNAFGFGGNCCALIFSKTHPDERVH
- a CDS encoding 3-oxoacyl-ACP synthase; the protein is MSVFINGVGMVSPQLTTGGQFLNAVVEREDIKLLCTEPDYSTWFDARQLRRMSRLTRISLTAAVECIREAGIDSPDAIVTGTGLGCMQDSAAFLRQMIRQHEEALSPTPFIQSTHNTISAAIALYLKAHAYNLTCSHRGFSLESALTDALMMLSEGKNHILTGAYDEIIEDSFVIQQRMNLYKKRSILNTRLFADATEGTIAGEGAAFFMLSNTSGSHCYARLLAVETLYKPADVQQVHDYIPHLLNRNKLSPDDIDLLLLGKNGDARHEDFYHQAAAALPLSGKAAFKHLCGEFPSASGFALWLGCQIMRNQTVPEVVQLTPFEKKEIKHLLLYNHYKKINHAFILLAAC
- a CDS encoding 4-hydroxybenzoyl-CoA thioesterase, whose protein sequence is MFLEFSRDYSGYLQRNSKLMTKPTLSVFTEITVRFHEVDSLGIVWHGHYLRYFEDGREAFGKKYQVGYADFAERGYAVPVVHVHCSYKHPLRYGENIKVITTLVNSLSAKLIFDYQILNSEGRLAATGQTTQVLVEKDTNLLCLVLPEFLVQWKMKHGLM